One genomic region from Haloterrigena gelatinilytica encodes:
- a CDS encoding KEOPS complex subunit Pcc1, translated as MSRRATIRTRHDDPELVARALRPDNTDEMETVVERDGNETETEGAVVTHIERETTGGLHSNVDDYAVNLEVAIDVARSGRDRREQREQPADAGSASDADSDTTDTS; from the coding sequence ATGAGTCGGCGCGCGACCATCCGAACGCGCCACGACGACCCCGAACTCGTCGCGCGGGCGCTTCGCCCGGACAACACCGACGAGATGGAGACGGTCGTCGAGCGCGACGGCAACGAGACCGAGACCGAGGGCGCCGTCGTCACGCACATCGAACGCGAGACGACCGGCGGCCTCCACTCGAACGTCGACGACTACGCGGTCAATCTCGAGGTGGCGATCGACGTGGCCCGCTCCGGACGGGACCGACGGGAACAGCGCGAGCAACCAGCGGACGCGGGGAGCGCGTCCGATGCGGACAGCGACACTACAGATACATCATGA
- a CDS encoding 30S ribosomal protein S3ae has translation MSERSVSRAKQEKRWYTVLAPEQFDRQELGETPADEPEKVYDRTIETTLGELNNNASENNTKLTFKITDVGSDSAYTEFVEHSLTRDYLRSLVRRGASKVEAYVTVLTTDDYRVQIQPVAFTTKKADASQEKAIRNQMVEMIEEAAAERSFEELIDSVVEGRLSSGIYGEAKTIYPLRRVEIQKATLEAHPEEVAEEEATAVDVDEDDVAAE, from the coding sequence ATGAGTGAACGATCAGTTTCACGCGCGAAACAGGAGAAGCGGTGGTACACCGTCCTGGCACCCGAACAGTTCGACCGCCAGGAACTCGGCGAAACCCCCGCTGACGAACCGGAAAAGGTCTACGACCGAACCATCGAAACGACGCTGGGCGAACTCAACAACAACGCCAGCGAGAACAACACCAAGCTGACCTTCAAGATCACCGACGTCGGCAGCGACTCGGCGTACACGGAGTTCGTCGAGCACTCCCTGACCCGGGACTACCTGCGTTCGCTGGTCCGACGGGGCGCCTCGAAGGTCGAGGCGTACGTCACCGTCCTCACGACGGACGACTACCGCGTCCAGATCCAGCCCGTCGCCTTCACGACCAAGAAGGCCGACGCGAGCCAGGAGAAGGCCATCCGCAACCAGATGGTCGAGATGATCGAGGAGGCCGCCGCCGAGCGCTCCTTCGAGGAACTCATCGACAGCGTCGTCGAGGGTCGACTCTCCTCGGGGATCTACGGCGAAGCCAAGACGATCTACCCGCTGCGCCGCGTCGAGATCCAGAAGGCCACCCTCGAGGCCCACCCCGAGGAAGTCGCCGAAGAGGAAGCGACCGCGGTCGACGTCGACGAAGACGACGTCGCGGCCGAATAA
- a CDS encoding MFS transporter translates to MNDRLSNLFQSADDVPRTVRTARVANGIAFVILGAIFATWAVRIPAIETLLRLSKADIGIALLGLAVGSVLGLIASGVLVARYGAKAVVRLAIVTYCLLLPVIPLSGGLYSLLAVLAGFGFGKGLLDVAANTQALHIERVYPRQIMGGFHALYSAGALLGSLVGALFTGLGLSARAHFLVLAATFLAIGLAASVWLLPPDEDDADETDTEFALPSREILGFCLIGFCALLVEGIANDWSAVFLEGAAGARPAVAALGFAAFALAMTLGRFAADRAVDAIGPRRFIRLTVAISALGVIVTLVPIPPVALLGFGILGFGIGGVAPVNLSLVGRADLERSSESAVAAVSTSSYAGFAVGPVAIGLLADATSLRIAFLPAIGVAAVIATLTFTLPGRGGSSPAVRSD, encoded by the coding sequence GTGAACGACCGACTGTCGAATCTTTTTCAATCCGCCGACGACGTCCCGCGTACAGTCCGGACGGCACGCGTCGCAAACGGTATCGCGTTCGTCATCCTCGGTGCGATCTTCGCGACGTGGGCGGTCCGAATCCCGGCCATCGAAACGCTCCTCCGCCTCAGTAAGGCAGACATCGGTATCGCGCTCCTCGGACTCGCCGTCGGAAGCGTTCTGGGCCTCATCGCCAGCGGCGTTCTCGTCGCCCGTTACGGTGCCAAAGCGGTCGTCCGCCTCGCGATCGTCACCTACTGTCTCCTCCTCCCGGTCATCCCCCTTTCGGGAGGTCTGTACTCCCTCCTCGCCGTTCTGGCCGGGTTCGGGTTCGGAAAGGGCCTCCTCGACGTCGCCGCAAACACGCAAGCGCTTCACATCGAACGGGTCTACCCCCGACAGATCATGGGCGGCTTCCACGCGCTCTACAGCGCCGGCGCACTCCTCGGTTCGCTCGTCGGTGCCCTCTTCACCGGCCTCGGGCTGAGCGCACGGGCTCACTTTCTCGTCCTCGCGGCGACCTTCCTCGCGATCGGCCTCGCTGCGAGCGTCTGGCTCCTCCCTCCGGACGAAGACGACGCCGACGAGACGGATACCGAATTCGCACTTCCCTCCAGAGAGATACTCGGATTCTGCCTCATCGGGTTCTGCGCGCTGCTCGTCGAGGGGATCGCGAACGACTGGAGTGCCGTCTTTTTGGAGGGGGCGGCCGGCGCACGTCCGGCGGTCGCGGCGCTCGGATTCGCCGCGTTCGCGCTGGCGATGACGCTCGGTCGGTTCGCCGCCGACCGCGCCGTCGATGCGATCGGCCCCCGGCGGTTCATTCGGCTGACGGTAGCTATCTCCGCCCTCGGAGTCATCGTCACGCTCGTCCCGATCCCACCCGTCGCGCTTCTCGGTTTCGGGATCCTCGGCTTCGGGATCGGCGGCGTCGCCCCGGTCAACCTCAGTCTCGTCGGCCGGGCCGACCTCGAGCGATCCTCGGAATCAGCTGTCGCCGCCGTCTCGACCTCGAGCTACGCCGGCTTCGCAGTCGGCCCGGTCGCAATCGGGCTACTGGCGGACGCCACCTCGCTCCGAATCGCCTTCCTCCCGGCGATCGGCGTTGCCGCCGTCATCGCGACACTGACGTTCACGCTCCCCGGGAGAGGCGGATCATCCCCAGCAGTACGCTCGGACTAG
- a CDS encoding TrmB family transcriptional regulator, producing MESDELRTILNEAGFSPYEADAYISLLETGPSSASELATASAVPRARIYDVLRSLEDEGYVTLYDRDTLTAHPVDPSDALSSLRSTVSRFENAINAIEDRYEAPDELGGEVSVVRRFRTVFDHARTVVSNAENHLQLAATDTQVERLRSALRAAYERGVRIHLSLFVPPEETPPASEELRGISHEVRRRTLPGPFLLLADRQQACYATRGRRTNEYGVLVDDYATAYAFHWYFLTRLREVYDVVHDARSAEAPFTFVEITDCVRGIELALDAGATIRGRVIGRSRADGRRLSLSGEFVAVEYTGTRDETPATLLELAAKATVVFEADDTRYTVGGPGAAIEDIAADRIVVEELSEATDIRPV from the coding sequence ATGGAGTCAGACGAGCTTCGCACGATACTGAACGAAGCCGGGTTTTCGCCGTACGAGGCCGACGCGTACATCTCGCTACTGGAAACCGGGCCGTCGTCAGCGAGCGAACTCGCGACGGCCAGCGCCGTGCCGCGAGCGCGTATCTACGACGTTCTGCGATCCCTCGAAGACGAGGGCTACGTGACGCTCTACGACCGAGACACCCTCACCGCTCACCCCGTCGATCCGAGCGACGCGCTCTCCTCGCTTCGGTCGACCGTCAGCCGGTTCGAGAACGCGATCAACGCCATCGAGGATCGCTACGAAGCTCCCGACGAACTGGGAGGCGAGGTGAGCGTCGTTCGGCGATTTCGCACCGTCTTCGACCACGCCCGAACGGTCGTCTCGAACGCCGAGAACCACCTTCAACTCGCCGCGACGGACACGCAGGTCGAGCGCCTCCGCTCCGCGCTTCGAGCGGCCTACGAGCGCGGCGTTCGAATCCATCTGTCCCTGTTCGTTCCACCCGAGGAGACGCCGCCGGCTTCCGAGGAGCTTCGGGGGATCAGTCACGAGGTCCGGCGACGGACACTTCCGGGCCCGTTTCTCCTATTGGCGGACCGGCAGCAAGCGTGTTACGCGACTCGCGGCCGTCGGACGAACGAATACGGAGTCCTCGTCGACGACTACGCGACAGCTTACGCGTTCCACTGGTACTTCCTCACTCGGCTCCGCGAGGTCTACGACGTCGTCCACGATGCGCGCAGTGCTGAGGCCCCGTTCACGTTCGTCGAAATAACCGACTGCGTGCGCGGCATCGAACTCGCCCTCGACGCCGGCGCGACGATCCGGGGCCGCGTAATCGGGAGGTCGAGAGCGGACGGGCGGCGACTCTCACTCTCCGGCGAGTTCGTCGCCGTCGAGTACACGGGTACACGCGACGAAACTCCCGCGACGCTGCTCGAACTCGCGGCGAAGGCCACCGTCGTCTTCGAAGCCGACGACACACGATACACCGTCGGGGGGCCCGGCGCGGCAATCGAGGATATCGCGGCCGACCGTATCGTCGTCGAAGAACTCTCCGAGGCGACGGATATCCGTCCCGTCTAG
- a CDS encoding iron-containing alcohol dehydrogenase family protein, whose protein sequence is MSSRSSESDRDPSVRFDYDPATIRFGAGSVDDLEAELEAQGAERALVVCGSTVGETPTVIEPVKSGLGDRLAGVFDETSAAKRLSTALAGRDRLEAEDADAIVSVGGGSSLDVATVISVLAANGYGPAAAGRELAETGTLPIPDEGLVPIVAVPTTLAGADLSTVAGIAADPDEGPVDEPVSGGVSHPDLMPAAAVYDPELVATTPDSVLAGSAMNGFDKGIETLYAANATPVTDATARHGLEKLEDGLRAFGDGDRDAGTFETLLEGLVLVQYGISRPGETTLSIVHAFGHGLTAGYDVQQGAAHGIVVPHVLEYLFERDDVDARAGMLANALGVGDAADRGAAVVEAVAEIRDGLDLPAQLREVDGPRPEEFAAVAEAILDDAFMANAPPGLEPSVEEIERILESAW, encoded by the coding sequence ATGAGTTCTCGCTCGAGCGAAAGCGACCGCGATCCGTCCGTCCGTTTCGACTACGACCCGGCGACGATCCGCTTCGGCGCCGGTAGCGTCGACGATCTCGAGGCCGAACTCGAGGCTCAGGGTGCAGAGCGCGCGCTGGTCGTCTGCGGCTCGACGGTGGGGGAGACGCCGACAGTGATCGAGCCGGTGAAATCGGGGCTGGGAGACCGGCTGGCCGGCGTGTTCGACGAGACGTCGGCGGCGAAGCGGCTCTCGACGGCGCTGGCGGGGCGCGACCGCCTCGAGGCCGAGGACGCCGACGCGATCGTGAGCGTCGGCGGCGGCAGCAGCCTCGACGTCGCGACGGTCATCAGCGTCCTCGCGGCCAACGGCTACGGCCCGGCGGCCGCCGGCCGGGAACTCGCCGAGACGGGGACGCTTCCGATCCCCGACGAGGGGCTGGTGCCGATCGTCGCGGTGCCGACGACGCTCGCGGGCGCCGACCTCTCGACCGTCGCCGGCATCGCCGCCGATCCCGACGAGGGACCCGTCGACGAGCCGGTCAGCGGCGGCGTCTCCCACCCCGACCTGATGCCCGCGGCGGCGGTCTACGATCCCGAACTGGTCGCGACCACGCCGGACTCGGTCCTCGCCGGCTCGGCGATGAACGGCTTCGACAAGGGTATCGAGACGCTCTACGCCGCCAACGCGACGCCCGTGACCGACGCGACGGCCAGACACGGCCTCGAGAAACTCGAGGACGGCCTCCGGGCGTTCGGCGACGGCGACCGCGACGCGGGGACCTTCGAGACGCTCCTCGAGGGGCTCGTCCTCGTCCAGTACGGCATCTCCCGACCCGGCGAAACGACGCTCTCGATCGTCCACGCCTTCGGCCACGGGCTGACGGCCGGCTACGACGTCCAGCAGGGGGCCGCCCACGGGATCGTCGTCCCGCACGTCCTCGAGTATCTCTTCGAACGGGATGACGTGGACGCACGGGCGGGAATGCTCGCGAACGCGCTCGGCGTCGGCGACGCCGCGGACCGCGGTGCGGCGGTCGTCGAGGCGGTCGCGGAGATTCGGGACGGGCTCGACCTCCCCGCGCAGTTGCGCGAGGTCGACGGCCCCCGTCCCGAGGAGTTCGCCGCCGTCGCGGAGGCGATCCTCGACGACGCGTTCATGGCGAACGCGCCGCCGGGACTCGAGCCGTCGGTCGAGGAGATCGAGAGGATCCTCGAGTCGGCGTGGTAG
- a CDS encoding MEDS domain-containing protein, whose translation MNQRANRDDRQRSPALGIGSDLESSRENPAFHGRVESPDESDHDHDDSTDHVALLYEDRDEQFSAVIPFVRRGLERGERCLYIADENDRADVLSAMREYGIDVDDALESGALSVVTPADTYRRTGEFDRNAMVRFWEESLAEATEEDDFTGIRATAEMTWALNDGDTDLDHLVEYEAILNSIYEGEPYAVCCQYNRERFPADVVHEVIRTHPLLVHDGVVSRNVYYTPPAEFFGPDRPAREVERMTTTLRERTVGNAALERATERFRKIFEHSQDAIFINDPYADEILEANPAGCEMLGYSREELLELGPSACHPHEMEAFREFVDTVFEEGAGWTDELSCLPKEGEPIPAELSASKITVDGRPCMLAIVRDISERKERERAQRRLYEIASDPDRSFDEKLQSVFELGCDRFDLELGGLARIDPETDRFVVEAVSGDHEHLRPGAEVSLSETYCRVFADETDATGDDAATDTASITDPEATGFEGTAAYEEFGVESYLGTRLSIADDLDRTFFFVSTAPREEPFTESERTFLDLMGQWVRYELERKRYEVTLEETIERLEQSNERLEQFAYAASHDLQEPLRMVSSYLQLIENRYADRLDDDGEEFLEFAVDGAERMKAMIEALLAYSRIETRGEPFEPVDLEAVIDDVLTDLRLRIAESDAEIDVGDLPTVAGDRNQLHQLFQNLLTNALEYSGDEPPRVEITARRDGRQWIVSVSDEGIGIEPGERERIFEVFERLHSREEYDGTGIGLALCQRIVERHGGDIWVDSEPGEGSTFFAAFPDPVVRE comes from the coding sequence ATGAACCAGCGGGCGAATCGCGACGACCGCCAGCGATCGCCGGCGCTCGGAATCGGTTCCGATCTCGAGTCTTCCCGGGAGAATCCGGCGTTTCACGGGCGGGTCGAGTCCCCTGACGAGTCCGATCACGATCACGACGATTCGACCGATCACGTCGCGCTCCTCTACGAGGACCGCGACGAGCAGTTCAGCGCCGTGATTCCCTTCGTCCGCCGCGGGCTCGAGCGCGGCGAGCGCTGTCTCTATATCGCCGACGAGAACGACAGGGCCGACGTCCTGTCGGCGATGCGGGAGTACGGCATCGACGTCGACGACGCCCTCGAGTCGGGCGCGCTCTCGGTGGTGACGCCCGCGGACACCTACCGTCGGACCGGCGAGTTCGACCGCAACGCGATGGTGCGGTTCTGGGAGGAGTCGCTCGCGGAGGCGACCGAGGAAGACGACTTCACGGGTATCCGGGCGACCGCCGAGATGACGTGGGCCCTGAACGACGGCGATACCGACCTCGATCACCTCGTCGAGTACGAGGCGATTCTCAACTCGATCTACGAGGGCGAGCCGTACGCCGTCTGCTGTCAGTACAACCGCGAGCGATTCCCCGCCGACGTCGTCCACGAGGTGATCCGCACGCACCCGCTGCTCGTCCACGACGGCGTCGTCTCACGGAACGTCTACTACACGCCTCCGGCGGAGTTCTTCGGCCCGGATCGCCCCGCTCGCGAGGTCGAACGGATGACGACCACGTTGCGCGAGCGGACGGTCGGGAACGCGGCCCTCGAGCGCGCGACCGAGCGGTTCCGGAAGATCTTCGAGCACAGCCAGGACGCGATCTTCATCAACGACCCGTACGCCGACGAGATCCTCGAGGCCAACCCGGCGGGCTGTGAGATGCTGGGCTACTCCCGCGAGGAACTGCTCGAGCTCGGGCCGTCGGCCTGCCATCCCCACGAGATGGAGGCGTTCCGCGAGTTCGTCGACACCGTCTTCGAGGAGGGGGCCGGCTGGACGGACGAGCTGAGCTGTCTCCCGAAGGAGGGCGAGCCGATTCCGGCGGAGCTCTCGGCGTCGAAGATCACGGTCGACGGCCGACCGTGCATGCTCGCGATCGTCCGCGACATCAGCGAGCGCAAGGAACGCGAGCGCGCCCAGCGCCGCCTGTATGAGATCGCGTCCGATCCCGACCGGTCGTTCGACGAGAAGCTCCAGTCCGTCTTCGAACTCGGCTGCGACCGGTTCGACCTCGAGCTCGGCGGGCTGGCCCGGATCGACCCCGAGACCGACCGGTTCGTCGTCGAGGCCGTCAGCGGCGACCACGAGCACCTCCGACCGGGCGCCGAGGTTTCCCTCTCGGAGACCTACTGTCGCGTGTTCGCCGACGAGACGGACGCGACCGGGGACGACGCGGCGACCGACACCGCGTCGATCACCGATCCCGAAGCCACCGGGTTCGAGGGGACGGCGGCCTACGAGGAGTTCGGCGTCGAGTCATACCTCGGCACGCGGCTCTCGATCGCGGACGACCTCGACAGGACGTTCTTCTTCGTCTCGACTGCGCCCCGGGAGGAGCCCTTCACCGAGTCCGAGCGGACGTTCCTCGACCTGATGGGGCAGTGGGTCCGGTACGAACTCGAGCGCAAGCGCTACGAAGTGACCTTGGAGGAGACGATCGAGCGCCTCGAGCAGTCCAACGAGCGGTTAGAGCAGTTCGCCTACGCGGCCAGCCACGACCTCCAGGAGCCCCTGCGGATGGTCTCGAGCTACCTGCAACTGATCGAGAACCGGTACGCCGACCGACTCGACGACGACGGCGAGGAGTTCCTCGAGTTCGCGGTCGACGGCGCCGAGCGGATGAAGGCCATGATCGAGGCCCTGCTCGCGTACTCCCGGATCGAGACGCGGGGCGAGCCGTTCGAACCGGTCGATCTCGAGGCCGTGATCGACGACGTCCTGACGGATCTCCGACTCCGGATCGCGGAGTCCGACGCCGAGATCGACGTCGGCGACCTGCCGACCGTCGCCGGCGACCGAAACCAGCTCCACCAGCTGTTTCAGAACCTGCTGACGAACGCCCTCGAGTACAGCGGCGACGAGCCGCCGCGGGTCGAGATCACGGCCCGACGGGACGGGCGGCAGTGGATCGTCTCGGTCAGCGACGAGGGGATCGGCATCGAGCCCGGGGAACGGGAGCGGATCTTCGAGGTGTTCGAACGGCTGCACAGCCGCGAGGAGTACGACGGGACCGGCATCGGGCTGGCGCTCTGTCAGCGGATCGTCGAGCGCCACGGCGGCGACATCTGGGTCGATTCCGAGCCCGGCGAGGGATCGACCTTCTTCGCGGCGTTCCCCGACCCGGTCGTTCGGGAGTGA
- the queC gene encoding 7-cyano-7-deazaguanine synthase QueC: MTDATTATDGDESTEKRAAVLLSGGMDSATAAYEARDRGYEIYALHTSYGQRTEDRELECARRLADELDAADFLRIETGHLSAIGASSLTDDEMAVEDADMESDEIPTSYVPFRNANLLAMAVSYAEANDCDAVFIGAHSEDFSGYPDCRPEFFEAFENVVDVGTKPETDISIEAPFVEWSKTDIAERGVDLEVPYEHTWSCYRENEPACGTCDACAFRLQAFRNIGVRDPIEYAERPSYVDE, translated from the coding sequence ATGACCGACGCGACCACCGCAACCGACGGAGACGAATCGACCGAGAAACGCGCCGCCGTCCTCCTTTCGGGAGGGATGGACAGCGCTACCGCCGCCTACGAGGCCCGCGACCGGGGCTACGAGATCTACGCCCTGCACACCTCCTACGGCCAGCGCACCGAGGACCGCGAACTCGAGTGCGCCCGCCGACTGGCCGACGAACTCGACGCCGCGGACTTCCTGCGGATCGAGACCGGTCACCTCTCGGCGATCGGCGCCTCGAGCCTGACCGACGACGAAATGGCCGTCGAAGACGCCGACATGGAGAGCGACGAGATTCCCACGTCGTACGTTCCCTTCCGGAACGCGAACCTGCTCGCGATGGCGGTCTCCTACGCCGAGGCCAACGACTGCGACGCGGTCTTCATCGGCGCCCACAGCGAGGACTTCTCGGGGTATCCGGACTGTCGTCCCGAGTTCTTCGAGGCCTTCGAGAACGTGGTCGACGTCGGGACCAAACCCGAGACCGACATCTCGATCGAAGCGCCGTTCGTCGAGTGGTCGAAAACGGATATCGCCGAGCGCGGCGTCGACCTCGAGGTCCCCTACGAACACACCTGGAGCTGTTACCGCGAGAACGAGCCGGCCTGTGGCACCTGCGACGCCTGCGCGTTCCGCCTGCAGGCGTTCCGGAACATCGGCGTTCGCGATCCGATCGAGTACGCCGAGCGCCCGTCGTACGTGGACGAGTGA
- a CDS encoding 7-carboxy-7-deazaguanine synthase QueE, with protein MPVSDSVDRDGEDEGADARDGAGTRGERPDDGLPINELFYSLQGEGTLAGVPSVFVRTSGCNLRCWFCDSYHTSWEPTHAWLGLEEILAEIESHDADHVVLTGGEPLIHEESVALLEALDDRGYHTTVETNGTIHRDAPIDLASISPKLESSTPTPERAPADADEADAERWAERHERDRIDLETLAGLVEDYEFQLKFVVTDGDDMPEILDLLAELRDVADVPIRDDDVLLMPEGATRERLAETRTRVADLAMEHGFRYTPRLHVDLWNDAPET; from the coding sequence ATGCCGGTCTCCGACTCCGTCGACCGGGACGGCGAGGACGAGGGTGCCGACGCTCGAGACGGTGCGGGAACCCGCGGTGAGCGTCCCGACGACGGCCTCCCGATCAACGAACTGTTCTACTCGCTGCAGGGCGAGGGCACCCTCGCCGGCGTCCCGTCGGTGTTCGTCCGCACGAGCGGCTGTAACCTCCGGTGTTGGTTCTGCGACTCCTACCACACCTCCTGGGAGCCGACCCACGCGTGGCTCGGCCTCGAGGAGATCCTCGCCGAGATCGAGTCCCACGACGCCGACCACGTCGTGCTCACGGGCGGCGAGCCCCTGATCCACGAGGAGAGCGTCGCGCTGCTCGAGGCGCTCGACGATCGGGGGTACCACACCACCGTCGAGACCAACGGGACGATCCACCGCGACGCGCCGATCGACCTCGCCTCGATCAGCCCGAAGCTCGAGAGCAGCACGCCGACGCCGGAGCGCGCGCCCGCCGACGCCGACGAGGCCGACGCGGAGCGGTGGGCCGAGCGCCACGAGCGCGACCGGATCGACCTCGAGACGCTGGCCGGGCTCGTCGAGGACTACGAGTTCCAGTTGAAGTTCGTCGTCACCGACGGCGACGATATGCCGGAGATCCTCGACCTGCTCGCGGAGCTCCGGGACGTCGCGGACGTGCCGATCCGCGACGACGACGTCCTCCTGATGCCCGAGGGAGCGACTCGAGAGCGCCTCGCGGAGACCCGCACCCGCGTCGCCGACCTCGCGATGGAGCACGGCTTCCGGTACACCCCGCGGCTCCACGTCGACCTCTGGAACGACGCGCCCGAGACGTAG
- a CDS encoding 6-pyruvoyl trahydropterin synthase family protein, translated as MTEPSDGPDPAAATDETSAGASGDAASREQDPVAGTERVLRVGHDRPIRISTGHRIRHHDGKCARPHGHNYEVAVTVVGELAAEGWVADKGDITDVIDEWDHRFLLEAGDPLIEAFEASGDGDAVVVLEHPPTAEVMSVLLERKLVAALPENVSDVRVQVNETSELCGGGRF; from the coding sequence ATGACCGAACCGTCCGACGGACCCGATCCAGCGGCCGCGACCGACGAGACCTCGGCGGGAGCGAGCGGCGACGCCGCGAGCCGCGAGCAGGACCCCGTCGCCGGCACCGAACGCGTCCTCCGGGTCGGCCACGACCGACCGATCAGGATCAGTACCGGCCACCGGATCCGCCACCACGACGGCAAGTGCGCGCGCCCGCACGGCCACAACTACGAGGTCGCCGTCACCGTCGTCGGCGAGCTCGCCGCGGAAGGCTGGGTCGCCGACAAGGGAGATATTACCGACGTCATCGACGAGTGGGATCACCGGTTCCTCCTCGAGGCGGGCGATCCGCTGATCGAGGCCTTCGAGGCCTCGGGCGACGGCGACGCGGTCGTCGTCCTCGAGCACCCGCCGACGGCGGAGGTGATGAGCGTGCTCCTGGAACGGAAACTCGTGGCTGCGCTCCCCGAGAACGTCTCGGACGTCCGGGTGCAGGTCAACGAGACCAGCGAACTCTGCGGGGGCGGCCGGTTCTGA